GGAGTAATGGGGTTAACAGGCATAGAAACTAGCGAAATAATTAAAGGTGTAGTTGAAAAAACTAATCCAGACATTGTTATTGCTATAGATGCTTTAGCTTCAAGAAAGATGGAGCGTATAAGTAGTACAATTCAAATTTCAGATACAGGTATTAATCCAGGAGCAGGTGTTGGGAATAAGCGGTTAGGATTAAATAAGGAGTATTTAGGGGTACCTGTTTATGCTATAGGAATACCTACAGTAGTAGATGCTGCTACAATGGTAAATGATACAATAGAAATGATTGTTAGTGAATTAAAAAAACAATCGACAGTTGGAAGTGAGTTTTATTCAATGTTAGAAGCAATGAAGTCTGAGGAAAAATATCAGTTAATAAAAGAAGTACTTAATCCTTATATGGCTAATGTAATGGTAACACCAAAGGAAGTTGATGATTTAATAAATGACCTTTCCCAAGTTATAGCTAATGGTTTAAATATATCAATACATCCAGGTATTGAT
This window of the Caldisalinibacter kiritimatiensis genome carries:
- the gpr gene encoding GPR endopeptidase, coding for MFQMRTDLAIEARELYKERNKEEIPGVEVEKEEANEYVITRVKVLDEIGQQKIGKSIGNYITIESPSLKKADQDLKDDISKALARELKALINPNKITKTLIVGLGNRFVTPDALGPKVVDKVFVTRHLFKAYNKTEDETMANVSALAPGVMGLTGIETSEIIKGVVEKTNPDIVIAIDALASRKMERISSTIQISDTGINPGAGVGNKRLGLNKEYLGVPVYAIGIPTVVDAATMVNDTIEMIVSELKKQSTVGSEFYSMLEAMKSEEKYQLIKEVLNPYMANVMVTPKEVDDLINDLSQVIANGLNISIHPGIDLKDVNRYLN